From the Leucoraja erinacea ecotype New England unplaced genomic scaffold, Leri_hhj_1 Leri_268S, whole genome shotgun sequence genome, one window contains:
- the LOC129693361 gene encoding uncharacterized protein LOC129693361 — translation MTVSAVYCSGCQMWEVMVSDGPPDIHICTRCSEMGLLRDRIRILEQQLDDLALITESEEVIEGSYREVVTPKPRERDTWVTLRKGKGQRQERVSTPKSVHLANKYSCLSTDGGDSLPGGSDSGRASSTETGPVAPKAREKKRAIVIGDSIVRGSDRRFCGRSRETRMVVCLPGAKVSDVSQRIQDILKSEGEEPEVVVHIGTNDIGKKREEVLKGGFREMGGELRKRTKKVTISGLLPVPRDSESRNGARWRINAWLKDWCRGQGFKFLDHWDLFWGRWDLYRKDGLHLKPMGTNILAGKFAKAAGETLN, via the coding sequence atgacagtcagtgcagtatactgttctggatgtcagatgtgggaggtcatggtgtcggatggccctccagacatccacatctgcaccaggtgcagcgagatggggctcctaagggaccgtattaggatcctggagcagcagctcgatgacctcgctctgatcacggagagtgaggaggtcatagaggggagttatagagaggtggtcactccaaaaccacgagAGAGAGACacgtgggtcacgttaaggaagggcaaggggcagaggcaggaacgagtgagtactccaaagtcggtacacctcgcaaataagtactcctgtttgagtacggatgggggtgacagcctacccgggggtagtgacagcggacgggcctccagcacagagaccggccctgttgctccaaaagctagggaaaaaaagagggccatagtaattggggactctattgttagggggtcggataggcgattctgtggacgcagtcgggagaccaggatggtggtctgcctccctggtgccaaggtctcggacgtgtctcaacgcatccaagatatccttaaatcagagggagaggagcctgaggtcgtggtacatataggtaccaatgacataggaaaaaaaagggaagaggtcctgaagggaggatttagggagatgggaggagagttaagaaaaaggaccaaaaaggtaaccatatcaggattactgcctgtgccacgcgacagtgagagtaggaatggagcgaggtggaggataaatgcgtggctgaaagactggtgcagagggcagggattcaagttcctggatcattgggacttattttggggaaggtgggacctgtacagaaaggatgggttgcacttgaaaccgatggggaccaatatcctagcggggaaatttgcaaaggcagctggggagactttaaactag